The Fimbriimonas ginsengisoli Gsoil 348 genome window below encodes:
- a CDS encoding glycosyltransferase, whose amino-acid sequence MEPLRIAMFSDSALPILNGVSVSVDALVGELRNQGHSVHLYTARYPHYRDPDANTYRFRALETPISRGYPVAIPPFYRMLHKFRRQEYDVVHTHTPFVLGMVGLRWAESHGLPIVSTYHTLYDRYSHYFRLLPRRYIRFRIAKHTNFYYNHVDHVLTPSEASMKWLKRHSVSTPTTVVPTGIPRGPMLERAEMRQALGIPPDARILLYVGRLAQEKNLGVLLEAAAAVCREDPRARLWLVGDGPYRQECVDIVRRSGIGDRVRFVGFVPRAEVDRYYAAADLFVFSSITETQGLVVQEAMTHGLPAVVVAGGGAGASVVDGLNGFVVKNEAGELARTIQRVLRDEPLYSRLTEQAPRSVRDLGVPAMGERVLAVYRQVIRDQRESANADRFAWV is encoded by the coding sequence ATGGAGCCGCTTCGTATCGCGATGTTCTCGGACAGCGCACTACCGATTTTGAACGGGGTGAGCGTATCCGTGGATGCGTTGGTGGGCGAGCTTCGGAACCAGGGGCACTCGGTTCACTTGTATACGGCCCGGTATCCGCACTATCGGGACCCGGACGCGAACACGTATCGGTTCCGGGCGCTGGAGACTCCGATTTCGCGGGGATATCCGGTGGCGATTCCGCCGTTCTATCGGATGCTGCACAAGTTTCGGCGGCAGGAGTACGACGTGGTGCACACGCATACTCCGTTCGTGTTGGGGATGGTGGGGCTACGGTGGGCGGAGTCGCACGGCTTGCCGATCGTCTCGACGTACCACACGCTGTACGACCGATACTCCCACTACTTCCGGCTATTGCCGAGGCGCTACATCCGGTTCCGGATTGCCAAGCACACCAACTTCTACTACAACCATGTCGACCATGTGCTGACGCCGTCCGAGGCTTCGATGAAGTGGCTAAAGCGGCACTCGGTTTCAACCCCCACGACGGTGGTTCCGACCGGGATTCCGCGGGGGCCGATGCTGGAGCGGGCGGAGATGCGCCAAGCGTTGGGCATCCCTCCCGACGCTCGCATTCTCTTGTACGTGGGGCGGTTGGCGCAGGAGAAGAATCTCGGGGTGCTGTTGGAGGCGGCGGCCGCGGTCTGCCGCGAAGACCCTCGAGCGCGGCTTTGGCTGGTGGGGGATGGGCCGTATCGGCAGGAATGCGTCGACATCGTTCGCCGCTCCGGAATCGGGGACCGGGTTCGGTTCGTCGGATTCGTGCCGAGGGCGGAAGTGGACCGCTATTACGCGGCGGCCGACCTGTTCGTGTTTTCTTCCATTACGGAGACCCAGGGGTTGGTGGTCCAAGAGGCGATGACGCATGGGCTTCCGGCCGTCGTGGTGGCCGGTGGCGGGGCGGGGGCTTCCGTGGTGGATGGGCTTAATGGATTCGTCGTGAAGAACGAGGCGGGCGAACTAGCGCGAACGATCCAGCGGGTGTTGCGGGACGAGCCGCTCTACAGCCGGCTGACGGAACAAGCGCCCCGCTCGGTGCGCGATCTGGGCGTTCCCGCGATGGGCGAGCGGGTTCTCGCGGTATACCGTCAGGTAATCCGTGACCAACGAGAATCCGCCAACGCCGACCGATTCGCCTGGGTTTAG
- a CDS encoding S26 family signal peptidase, producing the protein MLFLLAFAIFCYLNFKTVEVSGRSMFPTFKSGQHVLVSRAYWLVGPIKDNDVVVLTDTGPTGYIIKRVMWSAGETVNWKWAPENYDIRKGPFVVPPGCVYVLGDNRPESEDSRKFGPRKVEEILGKVLVR; encoded by the coding sequence ATGCTATTCCTGCTGGCCTTCGCAATATTTTGCTATCTGAATTTTAAGACGGTGGAAGTGTCGGGACGCTCGATGTTTCCCACTTTCAAGAGTGGACAGCACGTTCTCGTAAGCAGGGCTTACTGGCTCGTGGGGCCGATCAAAGATAACGACGTGGTCGTCCTTACCGACACCGGTCCGACCGGCTATATCATCAAGCGGGTCATGTGGTCCGCAGGCGAGACGGTCAACTGGAAATGGGCGCCCGAAAATTACGACATCAGAAAGGGTCCTTTTGTCGTTCCACCGGGTTGCGTCTACGTCCTCGGCGATAACCGTCCGGAATCGGAGGATAGCCGGAAGTTCGGGCCACGAAAGGTCGAGGAGATCCTAGGTAAGGTCCTCGTCCGGTGA
- a CDS encoding response regulator transcription factor produces MRILIVEDEPKLARVIEQAMKEANYEPSVAHSLAAARQQIASEKPDLILLDIMLGDGSGMDFLAEVRQASEVPVLMLTARTGIEDRILGLDGGADDYLVKPFRLEELLARMRALLRRTRGGATTVTVGDLTVDMARRRVTHGGKVIFLSTTEYALLELLARSPGEPVSKGTVLKHVWDDAERAPNVVEVYVNYLRHKLERGEAPRLIHTVRGKGYVLSEAPPE; encoded by the coding sequence GTGCGTATCCTGATCGTCGAGGATGAACCGAAGCTTGCGCGAGTGATCGAGCAAGCGATGAAGGAGGCGAATTACGAACCGAGCGTGGCTCACTCCCTGGCGGCCGCCCGCCAACAAATCGCCTCGGAAAAGCCGGATTTGATCCTACTGGACATCATGCTTGGCGACGGCAGCGGCATGGATTTTCTTGCGGAGGTCCGGCAAGCCAGCGAGGTACCGGTGCTGATGTTGACGGCCCGGACCGGCATCGAAGACCGGATTCTGGGACTCGATGGAGGCGCAGACGACTACCTTGTTAAGCCGTTCCGGCTGGAGGAGTTGCTGGCGCGAATGCGAGCATTGTTACGCCGAACCCGGGGCGGAGCCACCACGGTGACGGTGGGCGACCTGACGGTGGATATGGCGCGACGCCGGGTGACCCACGGCGGAAAGGTGATCTTTCTGTCGACCACCGAATATGCGCTCCTGGAGCTACTCGCCCGGTCTCCCGGCGAGCCGGTATCGAAGGGGACGGTGCTCAAGCACGTTTGGGACGACGCGGAGCGGGCTCCCAACGTGGTGGAGGTTTATGTCAACTACCTTCGACACAAGCTGGAGAGAGGCGAAGCACCCCGGTTGATTCATACGGTCCGCGGCAAGGGATATGTGTTGAGCGAGGCTCCGCCCGAATGA
- a CDS encoding DUF4446 family protein, protein MLVLFGIVLVLVFALVRIAIRQSRHHARWRELLKSENGESLESLLLGHLRERVRMEQKLAELEGRSTRLENALAVSKRHLGLVRYDAFDDVGGNQSFTMAVYDDAGNGAVLTSIIGRTDCRVYCKPLVNGRSERDLSQEEQRAIREAKAAGPKPILSPE, encoded by the coding sequence ATGCTAGTTTTATTTGGCATTGTCCTGGTGCTGGTGTTTGCGCTCGTTCGAATAGCGATTCGGCAGTCGCGGCACCACGCAAGGTGGCGCGAACTCCTGAAAAGTGAAAATGGAGAGAGCCTCGAGTCTCTGCTTCTCGGCCACCTCCGCGAGCGCGTTCGCATGGAACAGAAGCTGGCGGAGCTCGAAGGGCGGTCGACGCGCTTGGAGAACGCGCTTGCGGTCAGCAAACGACATCTGGGGCTGGTGCGATACGACGCTTTCGACGACGTCGGTGGAAATCAGAGCTTTACGATGGCGGTTTACGACGATGCGGGCAACGGCGCGGTGCTGACGAGCATCATTGGGCGTACGGACTGTAGGGTGTATTGTAAGCCACTCGTGAACGGAAGGTCGGAAAGAGACCTCTCTCAAGAAGAGCAACGCGCGATTCGAGAGGCGAAGGCCGCCGGGCCGAAACCGATCCTGTCGCCCGAGTAG
- a CDS encoding 2-oxo acid dehydrogenase subunit E2 gives MPVISVRIPQIGEGLQEARLVAVLKQPGDYVKRDEPIYQMETDKAVMDVESPYEGTLVEWLGQPDEILAIGAEVARMEVAGAVEEAPPHGHAPAPVEAAAASARGAAIPPRTRAYAKEKGVSDDQLASIPSASGKLMPADIDAFLSGPGPVAPVSTDRYDEQPVAQKQRLLASRLVRGAQLVVPGTMTLVANWEAIEHARARYKSGGGDFQPSSFTMFAYAVALALKDYPAFRSTLIGEDRLRTYRHVSLGIAVSLPGDELVLAVVEDADTLTWREFAQRTRERIDLARTGKDQANEAMTISLTNMQSFGLRDAVPVVVPPAVATLFLGETYQDLDPATETPKLRRVVNLALTFDHRILNGVGAAEFMKAVRQNVETIGSLID, from the coding sequence ATGCCCGTCATTTCCGTCCGTATTCCGCAGATCGGCGAAGGCCTTCAAGAGGCCCGCCTCGTGGCCGTGCTCAAGCAGCCCGGCGATTACGTCAAGCGCGATGAGCCGATCTACCAGATGGAGACCGATAAAGCGGTCATGGACGTCGAGTCGCCCTACGAAGGAACCCTCGTCGAATGGCTCGGCCAACCCGACGAGATCCTCGCCATCGGCGCCGAAGTCGCCCGCATGGAAGTCGCCGGCGCCGTCGAAGAAGCCCCCCCGCACGGCCACGCTCCCGCCCCCGTAGAGGCTGCGGCCGCTTCCGCCCGCGGCGCCGCCATTCCGCCAAGAACCCGCGCCTACGCCAAAGAGAAGGGAGTCTCCGACGATCAGCTCGCATCGATACCTTCCGCAAGCGGCAAGCTGATGCCGGCCGATATCGACGCCTTCCTCTCCGGCCCCGGCCCAGTAGCCCCGGTTTCCACCGACCGCTACGACGAGCAGCCCGTCGCGCAAAAGCAACGGCTACTCGCCTCGCGCCTCGTTCGTGGCGCTCAGCTCGTGGTCCCCGGAACGATGACCTTGGTCGCCAACTGGGAAGCGATCGAGCACGCCCGGGCTCGCTACAAGTCTGGTGGCGGCGACTTCCAGCCGAGCAGCTTCACGATGTTCGCCTACGCCGTTGCCTTGGCGCTCAAGGATTACCCGGCCTTCCGCTCGACTCTCATCGGCGAGGATCGGCTCCGCACCTACCGCCATGTTTCGCTCGGAATCGCCGTCTCCCTCCCCGGGGACGAACTGGTTCTGGCGGTTGTCGAAGACGCCGACACCTTGACCTGGCGGGAATTTGCCCAACGCACCCGCGAGCGAATCGATCTCGCCCGAACCGGCAAGGACCAAGCGAACGAAGCGATGACGATTTCGCTGACGAATATGCAGTCGTTCGGCCTGCGCGATGCCGTCCCCGTCGTCGTCCCCCCTGCCGTCGCCACCCTCTTCCTCGGCGAGACCTATCAGGATCTCGATCCCGCTACCGAGACTCCGAAGCTTCGCCGGGTGGTGAACCTCGCCCTGACCTTCGATCACCGTATCCTCAACGGCGTCGGTGCGGCCGAATTCATGAAGGCGGTCCGGCAAAACGTCGAGACCATTGGATCGCTAATCGACTAA
- the rplK gene encoding 50S ribosomal protein L11, whose product MAKKITHNIKLNIPAGKGTPAPPVGPALGQAGINMMEFLKKFNEQTAPQMGFVMPVEITVFEDRSYAFKIKQPLTTELIKRAAGIGKGAANAKMDKAGVLTSDQLREVAKLKMADLNTEDEEMAMRIVAGAARSMGVRVEG is encoded by the coding sequence ATGGCGAAGAAGATCACGCACAACATTAAGCTGAACATTCCAGCCGGCAAGGGCACGCCGGCGCCTCCCGTTGGTCCCGCGCTCGGTCAAGCCGGTATCAACATGATGGAGTTCCTCAAGAAATTCAACGAGCAGACGGCTCCCCAGATGGGATTCGTCATGCCGGTGGAGATCACCGTCTTCGAGGACCGCTCCTACGCTTTCAAAATCAAGCAGCCGCTGACGACGGAACTCATCAAGCGAGCGGCCGGCATCGGTAAGGGAGCCGCGAACGCCAAAATGGACAAGGCGGGTGTCTTGACCAGCGACCAGCTCCGCGAGGTGGCCAAGCTGAAGATGGCCGACCTGAACACGGAAGACGAAGAGATGGCGATGCGGATCGTAGCGGGCGCGGCCCGATCGATGGGCGTTCGCGTCGAAGGCTAA
- a CDS encoding NUDIX domain-containing protein, protein MKRFPTGQYGRQRLQFFPAPFRAPLRAFAGLVFPWDGNRVLIADIEGRGWCIPSGRVEPDETSLEAVKREALEEAGAHLADIQYIGCYHISERREVRWADCFVAHVTELVEIGRQDESKGRKLATLEELPAIYHLWNPLTRMVFEHSYEILQRQERYGCR, encoded by the coding sequence GTGAAACGGTTTCCGACCGGTCAATACGGTCGGCAGCGGTTGCAGTTTTTTCCGGCTCCATTCCGCGCCCCGCTCCGCGCCTTCGCGGGTCTGGTCTTTCCCTGGGACGGAAACCGGGTTCTAATCGCCGACATCGAAGGCCGAGGTTGGTGCATCCCCTCCGGACGGGTAGAGCCGGACGAAACTTCGCTGGAAGCCGTTAAGCGCGAAGCCTTGGAAGAGGCGGGCGCCCATCTCGCCGACATCCAGTACATCGGCTGCTACCACATCAGCGAACGCCGCGAGGTCCGCTGGGCCGACTGCTTCGTGGCCCACGTCACCGAGCTCGTCGAAATTGGCCGCCAAGACGAATCGAAAGGCCGAAAGCTGGCCACCTTAGAAGAGCTCCCCGCCATCTACCACCTCTGGAACCCCCTAACCCGAATGGTCTTCGAGCACTCCTACGAAATCCTCCAACGCCAAGAACGCTACGGCTGCCGATAA
- a CDS encoding sensor histidine kinase yields the protein MGHRARLTMVSAATAGVLLAVVFTGIVLTSRASEFRAAHDLLMPALRMGQEEVRASPTNPDLGEVAASDPEITLAAFDKNGGLIASAGPLDIEPNIQVGRTRLPDGTSAVVVAGDTGGVHVVAALPWHSREAAIERLAIMLAALWGPLVGCAALASWIASRATFRPLADLAQQAEKMSEGSLSQRLRVSGEDEFSTFAARLNRFLDRLEDSVRRQEQFVGDAAHELRTPLAVLRGSIETTLRRARSEEEYRTVLITALSEAERLSTLVETLLQSATPKTDAAPVLDLEEAAEKAHARWVDRYSEAGVELELRSYPVLVCIQPSEIGVVLDNLLSNALRVSPPGSQCLISCFPRAGGFGTVVVEDEGPGIPEGMSERVFERFTRGDEGRSRDHGGFGIGLAVCSRLIAARGGTIRAENGDAGARFVIELPSARRESRPSDG from the coding sequence ATGGGGCATCGAGCTCGGCTCACGATGGTGTCGGCGGCAACGGCGGGGGTTCTGCTAGCGGTGGTTTTCACGGGGATCGTGCTGACGAGCCGCGCCTCGGAGTTTCGAGCGGCACACGACCTTTTGATGCCGGCACTCAGGATGGGTCAGGAGGAGGTCCGCGCGTCGCCGACGAACCCCGACCTAGGGGAGGTCGCCGCCTCCGACCCCGAGATAACCCTGGCGGCCTTCGACAAAAATGGGGGACTGATAGCGAGCGCCGGCCCACTGGACATCGAGCCAAATATCCAAGTTGGGAGGACCCGCCTGCCCGATGGAACCTCGGCGGTGGTGGTAGCGGGCGATACAGGCGGAGTGCACGTGGTGGCCGCGCTGCCATGGCACTCGCGGGAAGCGGCGATCGAACGGCTCGCAATAATGCTGGCAGCGCTCTGGGGGCCCCTGGTGGGGTGTGCCGCGCTGGCGAGCTGGATCGCCTCGCGAGCCACTTTTCGTCCGCTCGCCGACTTGGCCCAACAGGCGGAGAAGATGAGCGAAGGATCGCTCTCTCAACGGCTGCGGGTATCCGGCGAGGATGAGTTTTCGACTTTCGCCGCAAGACTCAACCGGTTCTTAGACCGTTTGGAGGACTCGGTTCGACGTCAGGAACAGTTCGTCGGGGATGCCGCGCACGAGCTTCGCACACCGCTGGCGGTGCTCCGAGGAAGCATCGAGACGACGTTGCGCCGAGCGCGCTCGGAAGAGGAGTACCGAACCGTCCTTATCACTGCTTTGAGCGAAGCCGAGAGGCTCTCCACGCTGGTGGAAACGCTGCTGCAATCCGCGACTCCGAAAACCGACGCCGCGCCGGTGTTGGACTTGGAGGAGGCGGCCGAAAAAGCGCACGCCCGATGGGTCGACCGGTACTCGGAAGCGGGCGTCGAACTGGAACTGCGCTCGTACCCGGTGCTGGTCTGCATCCAACCCTCGGAGATCGGGGTGGTGCTCGACAACCTCTTATCGAACGCCCTGCGGGTCAGCCCTCCCGGTTCTCAATGCCTCATCTCATGCTTTCCGCGAGCGGGAGGATTTGGAACGGTAGTCGTGGAAGACGAGGGACCCGGCATTCCGGAAGGGATGTCGGAGCGGGTATTCGAGCGCTTTACGAGGGGTGACGAAGGCCGAAGCCGAGATCACGGCGGCTTCGGCATCGGATTGGCCGTCTGCAGCCGCCTCATCGCGGCGCGGGGCGGAACGATCCGAGCCGAAAACGGCGACGCCGGCGCCCGCTTCGTCATCGAGCTCCCCTCCGCGCGACGCGAGTCGCGTCCGAGCGACGGGTAA
- a CDS encoding 5'-nucleotidase: MKSLLRPLVIGAILLSAVPVWAEEKDKPDVGPNPAAQAAADALRSFAGADGAFLAGGSLKETFNKDDMATMLQFPTDEIVVLKLTGDQILQAFERSVQFYPEQNKFFLQISGFEVTFKKKAAPSGRVVGVKVGGVPLDKTKSYTVAMPSLLARNVGYSRIWDKAETKKKFPNTTLEDVLKGKKVSEEALRWVGQL; the protein is encoded by the coding sequence ATGAAATCGCTTTTACGCCCGCTTGTCATCGGAGCCATTCTTCTCTCCGCCGTTCCCGTTTGGGCGGAGGAAAAGGATAAGCCTGACGTCGGTCCCAACCCGGCGGCCCAGGCGGCGGCCGATGCGCTCCGCAGCTTCGCGGGCGCCGACGGGGCTTTCCTTGCGGGCGGATCGCTGAAAGAGACGTTCAATAAGGACGACATGGCGACGATGCTGCAGTTCCCAACCGACGAGATCGTCGTCTTGAAGCTGACCGGCGATCAGATTCTGCAGGCGTTCGAGCGTTCCGTGCAGTTTTATCCGGAGCAGAACAAGTTCTTTCTCCAGATCTCCGGCTTCGAGGTGACCTTCAAGAAGAAGGCTGCGCCAAGCGGGCGAGTCGTTGGAGTCAAGGTCGGCGGCGTGCCGCTCGACAAGACGAAGAGCTACACGGTGGCCATGCCTTCGCTTCTCGCGCGGAACGTGGGCTACTCTCGGATATGGGACAAAGCCGAAACCAAGAAGAAATTCCCCAATACAACCCTCGAAGACGTGCTGAAAGGGAAGAAAGTAAGCGAGGAGGCTTTGCGATGGGTCGGACAGCTCTAG
- a CDS encoding hydroxymethylglutaryl-CoA lyase, translated as MRIVEVGPRDGLQNEKAPVPTDVKLRFIARLAEAGLKEIEATSFVSPKWVPQLGDAAELWPQLPPGPLYSALVPNQKGLARAIEVGVKRIALFTAASDAFTQKNINMTVDASLEVFRQVIASFRGAGIPPADQWMRAYVSTAFECPYAGRIEPGRVAEVANRLFEMGVDEVSLGDTIGVAAPVEVFRLADALDSRRKSQIAWHFHDTHGTGIANVSAALDLGYTAFDSSAAGFGGCPYAPGAGGNLATEDLVYFLERTGMPTGVDVDRMARASEEVLAVLGRAPTAKSQLAALAAAAKCAT; from the coding sequence TTGAGGATCGTCGAAGTCGGCCCCCGAGATGGCCTTCAAAACGAAAAGGCCCCTGTTCCGACCGATGTCAAGCTCCGCTTTATCGCCCGATTGGCCGAAGCCGGCCTAAAAGAAATCGAGGCGACCAGTTTCGTCTCCCCGAAATGGGTCCCGCAGCTCGGCGATGCCGCCGAACTCTGGCCGCAACTTCCACCCGGTCCGCTCTACTCCGCGTTGGTGCCTAATCAAAAAGGGTTGGCACGCGCGATCGAGGTCGGTGTCAAACGCATCGCCCTCTTCACCGCCGCCAGCGACGCATTCACTCAGAAGAACATCAACATGACGGTCGATGCCTCTCTGGAGGTGTTCCGCCAAGTCATCGCCTCTTTCCGTGGCGCCGGCATCCCGCCTGCCGACCAATGGATGCGCGCCTACGTCAGCACCGCCTTCGAGTGCCCCTACGCGGGGCGCATCGAGCCCGGCCGGGTGGCCGAAGTGGCAAATCGCCTGTTCGAGATGGGAGTCGACGAAGTGAGTCTCGGCGACACCATCGGAGTCGCCGCCCCTGTCGAGGTCTTCCGCCTCGCCGACGCTCTGGACAGCCGGAGGAAAAGTCAGATCGCCTGGCACTTCCACGACACCCACGGCACCGGAATCGCCAATGTCTCCGCCGCCCTCGATCTCGGCTACACGGCGTTCGACTCCAGCGCCGCCGGTTTCGGCGGCTGCCCCTACGCCCCCGGCGCCGGCGGCAACCTCGCTACCGAGGACCTTGTCTACTTTCTGGAGCGGACGGGAATGCCGACGGGTGTTGACGTGGATCGTATGGCCCGGGCAAGCGAGGAAGTCTTGGCCGTACTTGGGCGGGCTCCGACGGCAAAGTCACAACTCGCGGCGCTGGCGGCGGCTGCGAAATGCGCCACATAA
- a CDS encoding gamma-glutamyl-gamma-aminobutyrate hydrolase family protein, whose amino-acid sequence MKPIIGITVDCHHDPEDPRTRGKLELNWNYAQAVSDAGGVPVLIPPTADMEVLAGVIHGWLIPGGNDIDAANFGEENHPKVKLQDPSRFVGEKSLFEAIDSEMPVLGICYGCQFLNVARGGTLEQHLPDRVGHEIHTGGTMQSYPLAESRLREIVGVPEMTGKSYHHQAVGQVGEALAVVSKHEDGTVEAVEATDRPWMIGVQWHPERTLEDEATRRLFREFVLAAARFAEGKAGAK is encoded by the coding sequence ATGAAGCCGATTATTGGAATCACCGTCGACTGCCATCACGACCCCGAAGATCCTCGCACGCGGGGGAAGTTGGAGCTCAACTGGAACTACGCCCAGGCCGTCTCCGACGCCGGCGGCGTACCGGTTCTCATTCCGCCCACCGCCGATATGGAGGTCCTCGCCGGAGTCATCCACGGCTGGCTGATCCCCGGCGGGAACGATATCGACGCCGCTAACTTTGGGGAGGAGAACCATCCGAAGGTCAAACTTCAAGATCCGTCCCGCTTCGTCGGCGAAAAGTCGCTCTTTGAGGCGATCGACTCCGAGATGCCGGTGCTCGGAATCTGCTATGGATGTCAATTCCTCAACGTGGCTCGTGGTGGCACGCTGGAGCAGCACCTGCCCGACCGGGTCGGTCACGAGATCCACACCGGCGGCACCATGCAGTCCTATCCCCTCGCGGAATCGCGCCTGCGGGAAATCGTTGGCGTCCCCGAAATGACCGGTAAGAGCTACCACCACCAAGCCGTCGGCCAGGTAGGCGAGGCGCTCGCCGTCGTCTCCAAACACGAGGACGGCACTGTCGAAGCCGTGGAAGCAACCGACCGTCCTTGGATGATCGGCGTCCAGTGGCACCCCGAGCGAACCTTGGAGGACGAGGCGACCCGCCGTCTGTTCCGCGAATTCGTTCTTGCCGCCGCCCGGTTTGCCGAAGGGAAAGCGGGAGCCAAGTAG
- a CDS encoding cupin domain-containing protein → MDATLFRWNEVAEDNPIPLLTRRTVKGERMMAARVRLEPGCVVAEHRHESEQIAVVLSGHVRWGLGEKGTPGFRYQEMRGGEVMVLPSNFPHSLEVYEAAEIIDFLTPIGPMGVDSQKS, encoded by the coding sequence ATGGACGCCACCCTGTTCCGCTGGAACGAAGTCGCCGAAGACAATCCGATCCCGCTGCTGACTCGCCGCACCGTCAAGGGCGAACGGATGATGGCGGCTCGAGTCCGGTTGGAGCCGGGTTGTGTGGTCGCCGAGCATCGCCACGAGAGCGAGCAGATCGCCGTCGTCCTCTCCGGCCACGTCCGCTGGGGCTTGGGCGAGAAAGGAACGCCGGGCTTTCGCTACCAGGAGATGAGAGGCGGGGAAGTGATGGTCCTCCCCTCCAACTTCCCCCACTCCCTCGAAGTCTACGAAGCCGCCGAAATCATCGACTTTCTAACCCCCATTGGCCCCATGGGCGTCGACAGCCAAAAGTCGTAA
- a CDS encoding M28 family peptidase has translation MGRTALAALAFTAIICGSGWGQQTPSQTAPSAPKTFQSSRAWSDLLKQVAFGPRVPGSINHIRCRDWIADQLKLSCENVHFQELSHTWSQNHKSIKMWNVIGEQNWKDAKTRVVLFAHWDTRPMASQEEDEFKQRQPIPGANDGASGVAVLLELARVLKETRPDVGIQYVFTDGEDLGPGLDEMFLGARAYAKQLPSPRPAYGILLDMIGDKDLSVPMEPNSIGFAKDLVYALYAHAARVGLGGTFPMVEGPVIEDDHIPINQAGLKTVDLIDFTYPSWHLLSDTPDKCSPQSLGKVGKLLQTWLEQNPAYVPK, from the coding sequence ATGGGTCGGACAGCTCTAGCGGCGCTCGCCTTTACGGCGATTATTTGCGGATCCGGTTGGGGGCAACAGACGCCCAGCCAAACCGCGCCCTCAGCGCCCAAGACGTTCCAGTCAAGTCGGGCCTGGTCGGATTTGCTTAAGCAGGTCGCCTTTGGTCCCCGCGTACCAGGGTCGATCAATCACATACGATGCCGCGATTGGATCGCGGACCAGCTTAAGCTGAGTTGCGAAAACGTCCATTTTCAGGAGCTTTCGCATACCTGGTCGCAGAACCACAAGTCGATCAAGATGTGGAACGTTATCGGGGAGCAGAACTGGAAGGACGCTAAAACCCGCGTCGTGCTGTTCGCTCACTGGGACACACGGCCGATGGCGAGCCAGGAAGAGGACGAATTTAAGCAGAGGCAACCGATTCCCGGCGCGAACGACGGGGCGAGCGGGGTGGCGGTGCTGCTGGAACTCGCTCGAGTCTTGAAGGAGACGCGGCCGGATGTAGGGATTCAGTATGTCTTTACGGACGGCGAAGACCTCGGCCCAGGCTTAGACGAGATGTTTCTCGGCGCTCGCGCCTATGCGAAGCAACTTCCCTCGCCTAGGCCGGCTTACGGGATTTTGCTCGATATGATCGGCGACAAGGACCTCAGCGTTCCGATGGAGCCGAACAGTATTGGGTTCGCCAAAGATCTGGTTTACGCGCTGTATGCGCACGCTGCCCGCGTGGGCCTGGGTGGAACGTTCCCGATGGTGGAGGGGCCGGTGATCGAAGACGACCATATCCCGATCAACCAGGCGGGGTTGAAAACGGTGGACCTCATCGACTTCACCTATCCTTCGTGGCACCTCCTGAGCGATACGCCGGATAAGTGCAGCCCGCAATCGCTGGGGAAAGTTGGAAAGCTTCTGCAGACGTGGCTGGAGCAGAATCCGGCGTACGTGCCGAAGTAG
- a CDS encoding biotin/lipoyl-containing protein, giving the protein MKRFVDGDEVDLDEAGAEVVRAGDRLMVRTPEGTFSAVAVSQGDAVLVSYKGRQYRVEKKSTRPRGAAAASSGQLLAPMPGQIVDVRVAEGEEVKKGQTLLVLEAMKTQQPFNAPFDGIVKNLGVAKGDQVIDGAILAVVEPA; this is encoded by the coding sequence GTGAAACGCTTCGTCGATGGAGACGAGGTCGACCTTGACGAAGCCGGCGCCGAAGTCGTCCGAGCCGGTGACCGGCTGATGGTCCGAACCCCGGAAGGAACCTTCAGCGCCGTCGCCGTCTCCCAAGGCGACGCGGTTCTCGTTTCCTACAAGGGACGCCAATATCGAGTCGAAAAGAAGTCGACCCGCCCCCGGGGCGCGGCCGCAGCTTCCTCCGGTCAACTCCTCGCCCCCATGCCGGGCCAGATCGTCGACGTCCGGGTGGCCGAAGGGGAAGAAGTGAAGAAAGGACAAACTCTCCTCGTTCTGGAGGCGATGAAGACCCAGCAGCCTTTCAACGCCCCGTTCGACGGTATTGTCAAGAACCTCGGCGTCGCCAAAGGCGACCAGGTTATCGACGGCGCGATCCTCGCCGTGGTGGAGCCCGCTTGA